The Methanocella arvoryzae MRE50 genome includes a region encoding these proteins:
- a CDS encoding isopentenyl phosphate kinase, with translation MSVIVLKIGGSVLTDKNRSSTARVEHISRIAEEISQGLNSRLVLIHGAGSFGHHQAKEFGLKAGLNETSIRGMWPTHHAVKTLNGMIIDQLYNHGVYALPVHPLSVCVLRDGRIDHICTEPIIEMLARGIVPVLHGDVALDRTRGVDILSGDQIIAALAKSLNAKKVGIGTNVDGVYAKDFKIIDDISPSNIDIVKEALSGSGGVDVTGGMYGKITELMDLATSGIPSLVFNAEKPGNVSEFLRGTCKGTLIHGD, from the coding sequence ATGAGCGTTATAGTGCTCAAAATCGGCGGCAGCGTCCTCACGGACAAGAACAGGAGCTCTACCGCCCGGGTGGAGCACATCTCTCGGATTGCTGAGGAGATCAGCCAGGGCCTGAACTCCCGGCTTGTACTCATCCACGGTGCAGGCTCGTTCGGCCACCATCAGGCTAAAGAGTTCGGGCTCAAGGCCGGCCTCAACGAGACCAGTATCCGGGGCATGTGGCCGACACACCACGCGGTCAAGACCTTGAACGGGATGATCATCGATCAGCTCTATAACCACGGCGTATACGCGCTACCTGTCCACCCGCTCTCCGTCTGCGTGCTCCGGGACGGCCGTATAGATCACATATGCACTGAACCGATCATCGAGATGCTTGCCCGGGGCATAGTCCCGGTCCTCCACGGAGACGTTGCTTTAGACCGCACGAGGGGCGTCGATATCCTCTCCGGCGACCAGATTATTGCCGCTCTGGCAAAATCTCTCAATGCCAAAAAAGTGGGCATTGGCACCAACGTCGACGGGGTCTATGCAAAGGACTTTAAGATTATAGACGATATATCTCCCTCGAACATCGATATTGTGAAAGAAGCTCTGTCGGGTTCCGGAGGCGTCGACGTCACCGGAGGTATGTACGGTAAAATAACAGAGCTGATGGATCTGGCCACCTCAGGCATACCGTCGCTGGTCTTTAACGCGGAGAAGCCGGGCAATGTGTCAGAGTTTTTACGAGGGACGTGCAAAGGCACGCTGATTCACGGAGACTAA
- a CDS encoding UbiA family prenyltransferase, with amino-acid sequence MTDKHCSPVALISLIRSIKLWVKMLALSSIISRIISRFKNEVIYGGHITALIGPSLVLISIIILELPLNYYSLMVAYLIPLLVYSYNYQKELDIDEMTNSDKTHYLYERNRVFPLLFYTYLILTVVLSIMINSLSFLLFLAIIFTGGILYTVIFKRLASIVPAFKNIFSTAVWAYSGTFFNIFLYSLTLDAMFLFLFIFIYIKILINNIFFDIKDIATDKNEGLMTIPILLGKKNTYYFLTFLNLAALILLIYSVYTNVVPLYTLSLGIFFPYTQYYLIKGNTTAGKDLLNYTYIMSDAEFIFWPIALFMGKIIMNVMIF; translated from the coding sequence ATGACAGATAAGCATTGTAGTCCGGTTGCTCTCATAAGTTTGATAAGATCGATAAAACTTTGGGTAAAAATGTTGGCATTATCAAGTATAATATCACGCATAATATCACGCTTTAAAAATGAAGTGATTTATGGAGGGCATATTACTGCTCTTATCGGACCATCACTGGTATTGATTTCAATAATAATTCTAGAGCTACCTCTGAATTATTATAGCCTTATGGTAGCCTACCTGATACCGCTACTGGTATATTCCTACAACTATCAAAAAGAGCTCGATATAGATGAGATGACGAACTCAGATAAAACACATTATTTATACGAACGAAATCGAGTATTTCCTCTGCTGTTCTACACATATTTAATTCTTACAGTAGTGCTTTCTATAATGATTAATAGCCTATCGTTTCTACTATTCCTGGCAATAATTTTTACCGGAGGAATACTTTATACAGTGATATTCAAGCGATTGGCTTCAATAGTACCAGCTTTTAAAAACATATTTTCGACCGCAGTCTGGGCATATTCAGGCACATTTTTCAACATATTTCTCTATTCCTTAACGCTCGACGCGATGTTTTTGTTCTTATTTATATTCATATACATAAAAATATTAATTAACAACATATTCTTTGACATTAAAGACATAGCTACAGATAAAAATGAAGGTTTAATGACCATACCAATCCTGCTAGGGAAGAAAAATACATATTACTTCTTAACATTCCTTAATCTGGCCGCTCTTATCCTATTGATCTATTCTGTATATACCAATGTGGTTCCCTTGTATACCCTTTCCCTGGGAATATTTTTCCCCTACACCCAGTACTATTTAATTAAAGGAAATACCACGGCAGGTAAAGACCTTTTAAATTATACCTACATCATGTCTGATGCAGAGTTTATATTCTGGCCAATAGCACTGTTTATGGGTAAAATTATTATGAATGTCATGATATTCTAA
- a CDS encoding RNase J family beta-CASP ribonuclease, which produces MKDVGIIAVGGYEEVGRNMTAIRVGKDIVVMDMGVRLDRIQIHEETEIEKMHSLDLIQMGAIPDDKIMNNVDGNVIGIVCSHGHLDHIGAVPKLAHRYKCPIIGTPFTAELIRQEIESERKFDVANKVNDLPCGQIMELSKNISIELIRVQHSIIDCAFVAVHTPSGVILYACDFKIDRTPVIGEAPDFKRLKQIGKEGVLAMITESTNVNRSGKTPSEKVARDLVWDALLGTEETESGVLVTTFSSHIARLKSIIEAAEKMNRIPVLLGNSMERYYGTALKMGYVKKPDNLRIFGYRKSIVKEVKRMMDDGKEKYLPIITGHQGEPGAILGRIASGELDYKLESGDKIIFSANVIPNQLNMANRYSLETKLKMKGARIYDNVHVSGHAYKEDHWELLRMVKPEHVIPAHGTLEMHSAYAEMAEDTGYEFGQTVHILRNGQELSL; this is translated from the coding sequence ATGAAAGATGTAGGAATCATAGCGGTCGGCGGCTACGAGGAAGTAGGCCGCAACATGACTGCCATAAGAGTCGGAAAAGATATCGTCGTCATGGACATGGGTGTCCGGCTGGACCGGATCCAGATCCACGAGGAAACCGAGATCGAGAAGATGCACTCCCTGGACCTCATCCAGATGGGAGCCATTCCCGACGACAAGATCATGAACAATGTCGATGGCAATGTGATCGGCATCGTCTGCTCTCACGGCCACCTCGATCACATCGGGGCAGTGCCCAAGCTGGCCCACCGGTACAAGTGCCCGATTATCGGCACCCCGTTTACGGCTGAATTAATCAGACAGGAAATCGAGTCCGAGCGCAAGTTCGACGTAGCTAACAAGGTCAACGATCTCCCATGCGGACAAATTATGGAGCTCTCAAAGAATATCTCAATCGAGCTCATCAGGGTGCAGCATAGCATCATCGACTGCGCCTTCGTCGCAGTCCATACTCCCAGCGGCGTGATTCTGTACGCATGCGACTTCAAGATCGACAGGACACCCGTCATCGGTGAAGCGCCCGACTTCAAGAGGCTTAAGCAGATCGGCAAAGAAGGCGTCCTTGCGATGATCACGGAGAGTACCAACGTGAACAGATCTGGCAAGACTCCCTCGGAGAAAGTCGCCCGAGACCTGGTCTGGGACGCCCTCCTGGGCACCGAGGAAACGGAGAGCGGCGTGCTGGTAACGACGTTCTCATCCCACATTGCCCGGCTTAAGTCCATCATCGAAGCAGCCGAAAAAATGAACCGCATACCAGTACTCCTCGGCAACAGCATGGAGCGGTACTACGGCACGGCTCTTAAGATGGGATACGTGAAGAAGCCGGACAATCTCCGCATCTTCGGCTACCGGAAATCCATCGTAAAAGAAGTCAAGCGCATGATGGACGACGGGAAGGAAAAATATCTTCCCATCATCACTGGCCACCAGGGAGAGCCCGGAGCAATCCTCGGCCGGATCGCCAGCGGAGAGCTGGACTACAAGCTCGAATCCGGAGATAAGATCATCTTCTCAGCTAACGTAATACCTAACCAGCTCAACATGGCAAACCGCTACTCGCTGGAAACCAAGCTCAAGATGAAGGGCGCCAGGATCTACGATAACGTCCACGTCTCAGGGCACGCATACAAGGAAGACCACTGGGAACTCTTGAGGATGGTCAAGCCTGAACACGTGATTCCTGCTCACGGTACTCTGGAGATGCACAGCGCCTACGCCGAGATGGCGGAGGACACGGGGTACGAGTTTGGGCAGACCGTGCATATACTGAGAAATGGGCAGGAACTGAGCCTCTGA
- a CDS encoding fumarylacetoacetate hydrolase family protein, with protein sequence MTIIGKFRHNHHEFTGEVINGKVHSHVAGREYDMDKVTVLPPCNPTKIVCVGLNYKDHAEEMKEALPDEPKLFLKPPSSVVGHGGNIVYPKQSARIDYEAELAFVIGKRAKNVPAEDAKEYILGYTCFNDVTARDLQKKDGQWTRGKGFDTFSPVGPFIVTDVDPIGLSIKSKLNGEVKQSSNTSNLIFHPYQLLEFISGVMTLEHGDIIATGTPSGIGPMKKGDVIEIEIEKIGTLQNKLI encoded by the coding sequence ATGACAATAATCGGCAAGTTCAGGCATAATCACCATGAGTTCACCGGAGAGGTGATAAATGGTAAAGTCCACTCCCACGTGGCTGGTAGAGAGTATGATATGGATAAAGTCACCGTGCTACCGCCCTGCAACCCTACGAAGATCGTCTGCGTCGGGCTCAACTACAAAGACCATGCGGAGGAGATGAAAGAGGCACTGCCAGATGAGCCCAAACTGTTCCTGAAACCGCCTTCCAGCGTCGTCGGCCACGGAGGAAACATCGTCTACCCGAAGCAGAGCGCCAGAATAGACTATGAGGCAGAACTGGCCTTCGTGATCGGCAAGCGTGCCAAAAACGTTCCGGCGGAAGATGCTAAAGAGTACATACTCGGATACACGTGCTTCAACGACGTCACAGCCAGAGACCTGCAGAAAAAGGATGGCCAGTGGACCCGGGGCAAGGGTTTCGATACGTTCTCCCCGGTCGGGCCGTTCATCGTTACGGATGTGGATCCGATAGGGCTCTCGATCAAGTCGAAGCTCAACGGGGAGGTAAAGCAGAGCTCTAACACCAGTAACCTGATCTTCCATCCTTACCAGCTCCTGGAGTTTATCTCTGGAGTTATGACCCTGGAACACGGAGATATAATTGCAACGGGAACTCCGTCGGGGATCGGGCCGATGAAGAAGGGTGACGTTATTGAGATTGAGATTGAGAAGATCGGTACGTTGCAAAATAAATTAATTTAA
- a CDS encoding mevalonate kinase encodes MVKYSAPGKVFLFGEHAVVYGKRAIACAIDLRTTVEITSSRQGIRIQSAFKDEPDKNPYIRVALKKFQQCAAVDGINISVSSKIPVASGLGSSAAVTIATIAALNDEYQTNLSLDEIAAMGHQTELEVQGAASPTDTFVSTMGGTVIVPDKKKLPPITCGVVVGYTGISKSTSRMVSRVRTLKERYPEIIDGIMDCIGNMSTRGEELVAKNDYVSIGELMNVNQGLLDAIGVSIPELSLQVNAARSCGAYGAKITGAGGGGCMVALCEPDRCKEIATAIGKSCGDSFITKPTAEGVRKE; translated from the coding sequence ATGGTCAAGTATTCTGCCCCCGGTAAGGTCTTTTTGTTCGGCGAGCATGCAGTCGTCTACGGAAAGCGGGCGATAGCATGCGCTATCGACCTTCGGACGACGGTCGAGATTACCTCCTCCCGACAGGGGATCCGTATCCAGTCCGCCTTCAAGGATGAGCCTGATAAAAACCCGTATATCAGAGTGGCTTTGAAAAAGTTCCAGCAGTGCGCTGCCGTCGATGGGATCAACATCAGTGTTTCATCTAAGATACCTGTCGCATCGGGCCTTGGTTCCTCTGCAGCAGTCACGATCGCCACAATTGCGGCTTTGAATGACGAGTACCAGACAAACCTGAGCCTTGACGAGATCGCTGCGATGGGTCATCAGACTGAGCTGGAAGTCCAGGGGGCCGCCAGCCCGACAGATACCTTTGTATCGACAATGGGTGGAACGGTCATCGTGCCGGACAAGAAAAAATTGCCGCCCATCACGTGTGGCGTAGTCGTAGGCTATACGGGCATATCCAAGTCCACATCTCGCATGGTCTCCCGTGTCAGGACGCTCAAAGAGCGCTATCCCGAGATTATCGACGGTATCATGGATTGCATCGGCAATATGTCAACCCGGGGCGAGGAACTGGTCGCCAAAAACGACTACGTTTCCATCGGCGAGCTGATGAACGTTAATCAGGGTTTGCTCGATGCTATCGGTGTAAGCATTCCCGAGCTCTCGCTCCAGGTGAATGCTGCCCGGTCGTGTGGCGCGTATGGTGCGAAGATCACCGGTGCCGGTGGCGGAGGCTGCATGGTAGCTCTCTGCGAGCCCGATCGGTGTAAAGAGATCGCTACGGCGATCGGCAAGTCGTGCGGAGACAGCTTTATCACGAAGCCCACGGCTGAAGGAGTGCGAAAGGAATGA
- the fni gene encoding type 2 isopentenyl-diphosphate Delta-isomerase produces MGTSKRKIEHLDICVNEKVESHGSGFDDVELIHRCLPELDKSAVSTETRFLGHKFSAPIMIASMTGGHPETTVVNANLAKAAEALGIGIGVGSQRAALEDPAQEESYRVVRDAAPNAFIYGNIGAPQILHYDLEKIERAVKMIDADALAIHLNFLQEAIQPEGDLNAKGCLEKIAEVASSLSVPVIVKETGAGISHIDAYTLRKAGVSALDVGGRGGTSWAGVEVYRARMEKDRIGEHLGNKFWDWGIPTAVSIIEADVGLPIIATGGIRDGITVAKSIALGASLAGIALPLVSAARDSPDKVQEVLEVYIEELRATMFLTGAQSIEALKRAPAVITGHTREYLEARGFKWASYAQR; encoded by the coding sequence ATGGGAACCTCAAAAAGAAAGATAGAGCACCTTGACATCTGCGTCAATGAAAAAGTGGAATCTCACGGCAGCGGGTTCGACGACGTGGAGCTGATCCACCGGTGTCTGCCGGAGCTTGACAAGTCTGCTGTCTCCACTGAGACCAGGTTCCTCGGACACAAGTTTAGCGCTCCAATCATGATCGCTTCAATGACCGGAGGACACCCGGAAACTACTGTGGTGAACGCCAATCTCGCAAAAGCTGCAGAAGCGCTTGGAATCGGCATCGGCGTAGGCAGCCAGCGCGCTGCCCTTGAAGACCCCGCCCAGGAAGAATCCTACCGCGTCGTCAGGGATGCGGCACCGAATGCCTTCATCTATGGCAACATCGGCGCCCCGCAGATCCTCCACTACGACCTGGAAAAAATCGAGCGCGCAGTGAAGATGATTGACGCCGACGCTCTGGCTATCCACTTGAATTTCCTGCAGGAAGCTATCCAGCCCGAAGGCGACCTGAATGCAAAAGGGTGCCTGGAAAAGATCGCTGAAGTCGCCTCAAGCCTGTCGGTACCTGTCATCGTGAAGGAGACTGGTGCAGGCATCAGCCACATAGACGCATATACACTCCGCAAAGCGGGAGTGTCTGCGCTGGACGTAGGTGGCAGAGGAGGCACGAGCTGGGCGGGCGTCGAAGTGTACCGGGCCCGGATGGAGAAAGACCGGATCGGCGAACACCTTGGCAACAAGTTCTGGGACTGGGGCATTCCCACGGCAGTAAGCATTATCGAGGCTGACGTTGGGCTGCCTATCATCGCCACCGGCGGGATCCGGGATGGTATCACGGTAGCAAAATCCATCGCTCTCGGCGCATCTCTGGCAGGTATCGCCTTGCCGCTTGTGTCCGCAGCGAGAGACAGTCCTGACAAGGTCCAGGAAGTGCTCGAAGTATACATTGAAGAGCTTCGGGCGACGATGTTCCTCACAGGAGCACAATCGATAGAAGCGCTAAAGAGAGCCCCGGCAGTCATCACAGGCCACACCCGTGAGTACCTGGAGGCAAGGGGCTTCAAATGGGCAAGCTATGCCCAGAGATAA
- a CDS encoding dihydroorotate dehydrogenase electron transfer subunit: MRPISATIKEIIDETPTIKTFRLDVDDWLHGKPGQYVMVWIRGVDEVPMTLSYDNAITVQKVGEATEALFKLKAGDSVGIRGPYGNGWEIVGDDILLISGGVGSAPLAPLGEKARRIGVNVTTLAGYRTKEEVHFEDRYRAAGELVVATDDGTYGKKGYVTDLLKSVDLKKFTQIYCCGPEKMMYRVLCALDEAGVAGLSQFSLQRYIKCGIGVCGSCCMDPDGLRVCRDGPVFDGETLLRSEMGKYARDASGRRQQI, encoded by the coding sequence ATGAGGCCGATCAGCGCGACAATCAAGGAGATCATCGACGAGACGCCGACGATTAAGACGTTCAGGCTTGACGTGGACGACTGGCTGCATGGAAAGCCCGGCCAGTACGTGATGGTCTGGATACGAGGCGTCGACGAAGTGCCCATGACGCTATCCTACGATAATGCGATTACAGTGCAAAAGGTCGGCGAGGCGACGGAAGCTCTGTTCAAGCTGAAGGCAGGCGACTCCGTCGGCATCCGTGGCCCGTATGGCAACGGATGGGAGATCGTCGGCGACGACATCCTGCTCATATCAGGAGGAGTAGGTTCTGCGCCGCTGGCCCCGCTGGGCGAAAAGGCTAGAAGGATTGGCGTTAACGTGACCACGCTGGCAGGATACAGGACAAAAGAGGAAGTCCACTTCGAAGACAGGTACAGAGCAGCGGGAGAGCTCGTGGTGGCGACGGACGACGGCACCTACGGTAAAAAAGGCTACGTCACCGACCTCCTGAAATCTGTAGACTTAAAAAAGTTCACCCAGATATACTGCTGCGGCCCGGAGAAGATGATGTACAGGGTATTGTGTGCTCTTGATGAAGCCGGCGTAGCCGGTTTGTCTCAGTTCAGTCTGCAAAGGTATATCAAGTGCGGCATCGGAGTATGCGGCAGCTGCTGCATGGATCCGGATGGCCTCAGAGTATGCAGAGACGGGCCTGTGTTCGACGGCGAAACCCTGCTGCGCTCGGAAATGGGTAAATATGCAAGAGATGCAAGCGGCAGGAGGCAACAGATATGA
- a CDS encoding MEMO1 family protein, with amino-acid sequence MRRPAVAGQFYPGSETEVRSLIARLAPGTSEPRDKIKACGIVVPHAGYVYSGGVAADVYSSIEGAPTFVLLGPSHYGVGSPVAVSTQPWETPLGKVEVDQDFVRLLDGIIDRDEIAHQSEHSIEVQIPFLQYFFKDFRIVPICLGMQDYDSVREVATELITALEKYDGQVVLVASSDFTHYEHISVAKKKDMTLIKDIEKLDVPTFYDDLYRLNATACGYGPIATTMMVCGARGASKAQLVRYATSGDVTGDSQVVGYAGMIIV; translated from the coding sequence ATGAGAAGGCCGGCTGTTGCAGGACAGTTCTACCCCGGCTCCGAAACGGAGGTGCGCAGCCTCATCGCGAGGCTCGCCCCCGGTACTTCGGAACCCCGGGACAAGATCAAAGCCTGCGGCATCGTCGTGCCTCATGCCGGCTACGTCTACTCGGGTGGTGTGGCAGCTGACGTCTACTCGTCCATCGAGGGCGCTCCTACTTTTGTGTTGCTGGGTCCCAGCCACTACGGCGTAGGATCCCCTGTTGCCGTTTCAACCCAGCCGTGGGAAACTCCCCTCGGCAAAGTAGAGGTTGATCAGGATTTCGTCAGGCTGCTGGATGGTATTATCGATCGTGATGAAATCGCACACCAGAGCGAGCATTCCATCGAAGTGCAGATACCTTTCCTGCAGTACTTCTTCAAGGATTTCAGAATCGTACCGATATGTCTCGGCATGCAGGACTACGATTCAGTCAGGGAAGTAGCCACAGAACTAATCACCGCGCTGGAAAAATATGACGGGCAGGTAGTCCTTGTGGCATCCAGCGACTTTACCCACTACGAGCACATATCGGTGGCTAAAAAGAAGGACATGACCTTGATCAAGGACATTGAAAAGCTCGACGTCCCTACCTTCTATGATGATCTGTACCGCTTAAATGCAACTGCCTGCGGCTACGGGCCTATAGCGACCACGATGATGGTCTGCGGCGCTCGTGGTGCCAGTAAGGCCCAACTGGTCCGATACGCAACCAGTGGCGACGTTACAGGCGATAGCCAGGTAGTCGGCTACGCGGGAATGATAATAGTTTAA
- a CDS encoding PAS domain-containing sensor histidine kinase — MSLRKDKLNFNILKVKGFNLTFIILIAIQLIILIFTTVLFIYSIVSANLKILSVIGFVGLLLICLPVATYLYLTTLNITIKRIFLGLNLMILFNSIAGIFWFLLPALIHADFLIPFAMLMMVLGYLPIAYIMLDTFINQKSKLAGVIKLLIFYVNGIFILSSLYLILTHMPSYAGNNYSVVIYTAAVIGDVLIVSLSTVLFLINIPTQHRYIYSIIFIFYSISFIGDTCELIKFMNLYSLPDVSEIVYGFMFLFLIGALIAYLLSNVKFTTIEEVNKKLQDTTLVVEDLITQSPDPICMCDPAGNVLKTNSEFTKIMNIACGDEKSINIFNYNFNTEPDIKEMLREARTGKTVVLESVNIPQGEKNRYLSLKLYPTYSSDRNITSYILMGVDITERRNAYELLEAKVNERTSELSILNNALQKEIAEHRIDEEKIKASLKEKEVLLKEIHHRVKNNMQVISSMLELQTAYINDRHLIDIIRDCQNRIKSMALIHEKLYQSNNLAYVNFSVYISSLISNLLGSYRNQRDHIKIVTDIEDISFNIDMAIPIGLLLNELITNSLKHAFEEDTQGEIFISIKDQGSGQFKITVKDNGKGLPENFDINSLKTLGLNLVNILVDQINGSLEIVNENGTQFVILFPYDR; from the coding sequence ATGAGCCTGAGGAAGGATAAGTTAAACTTTAATATTTTAAAAGTTAAGGGCTTTAACCTAACGTTTATAATACTTATAGCGATCCAGCTAATTATACTGATATTCACAACAGTACTGTTTATTTACTCGATAGTATCGGCCAACCTGAAAATACTTAGTGTAATAGGTTTTGTAGGACTACTACTAATATGCTTACCTGTCGCCACATATCTTTACCTGACAACCCTGAACATTACAATTAAGAGAATCTTTTTAGGCCTTAATTTGATGATCCTCTTTAACTCGATAGCTGGCATTTTTTGGTTCCTCTTACCAGCCCTTATCCATGCAGACTTTTTGATTCCGTTCGCAATGCTGATGATGGTACTAGGATACCTTCCGATTGCCTACATCATGCTAGATACGTTCATCAACCAAAAATCTAAGCTGGCAGGAGTAATTAAGCTACTGATTTTCTATGTCAATGGCATATTCATACTTTCCAGCCTGTATTTGATACTCACACACATGCCCAGCTATGCTGGCAATAATTATAGTGTTGTAATATATACGGCTGCAGTTATCGGAGATGTACTCATCGTCTCACTGTCGACAGTCCTGTTCCTGATTAATATCCCAACTCAGCACAGGTATATTTATTCAATAATATTCATTTTTTATTCGATAAGTTTCATTGGGGACACATGTGAGCTAATCAAATTTATGAACTTATACAGCCTGCCAGACGTCTCTGAAATAGTTTATGGCTTCATGTTCTTATTCTTGATAGGTGCCCTTATCGCGTACTTGCTGAGTAATGTTAAATTTACCACTATTGAAGAAGTAAATAAAAAACTTCAGGACACGACTTTGGTAGTTGAAGACCTGATCACGCAGTCCCCTGACCCCATATGCATGTGCGATCCGGCTGGCAACGTCCTCAAAACCAACAGCGAGTTTACGAAAATTATGAACATCGCATGTGGAGATGAAAAATCGATCAATATTTTCAACTATAATTTCAATACAGAACCGGACATTAAAGAGATGCTTCGAGAAGCCAGGACAGGCAAAACAGTTGTACTAGAAAGCGTGAACATACCACAGGGCGAAAAAAACAGATATTTATCACTAAAGCTCTACCCGACGTATTCGTCGGATAGAAATATCACCAGCTACATACTCATGGGTGTAGATATAACAGAGAGGAGAAACGCTTATGAACTGCTGGAAGCCAAAGTCAACGAAAGAACCTCAGAGCTTTCGATCCTGAACAACGCCTTGCAAAAAGAGATAGCGGAACACAGGATCGATGAAGAGAAGATAAAGGCATCCCTTAAAGAAAAAGAAGTACTTTTAAAAGAGATCCATCACAGGGTTAAAAATAATATGCAAGTGATTTCTAGTATGCTGGAACTTCAAACTGCATACATAAATGATAGACATCTCATAGACATAATCCGGGATTGCCAGAACAGGATCAAGTCGATGGCTTTAATTCATGAAAAACTTTACCAGTCGAATAATCTCGCCTATGTTAACTTTTCTGTGTATATATCCAGCTTGATTAGTAACTTATTGGGCTCGTACAGAAATCAGCGAGACCATATAAAAATTGTTACAGATATAGAGGATATCTCCTTTAACATCGATATGGCCATTCCGATCGGCTTATTGTTAAATGAGCTGATAACAAACTCCTTGAAACATGCTTTTGAGGAAGACACTCAAGGCGAAATATTCATAAGCATAAAAGATCAAGGGTCGGGCCAGTTTAAGATTACCGTTAAAGATAACGGAAAAGGACTGCCAGAAAATTTCGATATTAATAGTTTGAAAACATTGGGGTTAAATCTTGTAAACATACTGGTTGATCAAATCAACGGATCACTAGAGATAGTAAATGAAAATGGAACTCAGTTTGTAATCCTGTTTCCCTATGACAGATAA
- a CDS encoding carotenoid biosynthesis protein translates to MFGVKKNYEENFSLLLYASIIILTIVTVLLIIFNYIKIIDEMQPVIMTIMILAIVALHGIKRYGLKSMVIFFFIAWIVSHFFEALSIITGFPFSYYNYVNMEGPRLFDVPVTIMFAYFSIGYLSWMLAHVITGQYSKKLEGKNIFIVPIIATFIMVMWDLTMDPIASTVHQLWIWTNPGPYFGVPIMNFFGWFLVVFIFFQIYSIYLSKYDIIETLNTTIFTRKPYWAAVAILYLIQATYGIINLRTPPGTQDIFLSMGLIAVFTTLFVTIISLIIISNNREFT, encoded by the coding sequence ATGTTTGGGGTAAAGAAGAATTATGAAGAAAATTTTAGTCTGCTATTGTACGCGTCGATAATCATATTAACAATCGTTACGGTATTATTGATAATATTTAATTATATCAAGATCATAGATGAAATGCAACCAGTCATAATGACGATTATGATACTGGCCATTGTAGCATTGCATGGAATTAAGCGCTACGGCTTGAAAAGTATGGTAATCTTTTTCTTTATAGCATGGATTGTGAGCCACTTTTTCGAAGCACTGAGTATTATAACGGGCTTTCCATTTAGCTATTATAACTATGTGAACATGGAAGGACCTAGACTTTTTGACGTACCAGTCACAATAATGTTTGCATACTTTTCCATAGGATACCTGTCCTGGATGTTAGCACACGTAATTACGGGACAATATAGTAAGAAACTTGAAGGGAAAAATATATTTATAGTACCGATTATTGCGACATTTATAATGGTTATGTGGGACCTTACTATGGACCCAATAGCATCTACAGTCCACCAATTGTGGATATGGACAAACCCCGGGCCATATTTCGGTGTACCAATAATGAACTTCTTTGGGTGGTTCCTAGTTGTATTCATATTCTTCCAGATATATTCTATCTACCTTTCAAAGTATGATATAATTGAAACATTAAACACGACAATATTTACTCGAAAACCATACTGGGCCGCTGTAGCAATTCTTTACCTAATTCAGGCTACCTATGGGATAATTAACCTCAGAACTCCACCGGGTACCCAAGATATCTTTTTATCAATGGGGTTGATTGCAGTATTTACGACGCTGTTCGTAACGATAATCTCGTTGATAATTATTTCCAATAATAGAGAGTTTACGTAA